In the genome of Populus nigra chromosome 19, ddPopNigr1.1, whole genome shotgun sequence, the window CATACTTCCTGTAACAATTATACAAGAAGTATTTTGGGATTAACTTGTACATTAtcgaaattagttttttttttccttttttttccaatggCAATATAATGTATTCAGAAAAATTTCTGATACCatgattaaaactataaaaagcaTTGTTTTTAACTATATACGATGAGCTTAGCACATTGAGAGAGATGATAAAAATAAGTCTCCAAATTCACTCAAAAGAGCAATGCAACAAAGAAGTAATGCAGTTGGATATTTTGAGAGATGATAAAGCAGGCTTCCATTTTTTGAACTTTATAAAAGCAGGGTAATGCAAACAAAGCAATACGACAAACAACGAAAAGCGAATAATACTTCTTGGAAACTTGGACGATCAACAATTCTTGCACCCATTCTTGGCAAGTGGGACCCGTCTCAAGACTCTCCAACTCGAAGCAAACTGCTCATAgcttaaaaaatgaagaaaaaaaaccatggaaacATAGCCCATAGCCGTTTAGATAAGACCATACTAAACACACTTATGCGTACACAATGAGTTACAGCTCTACTGATCGAGTTCGAATCTTTAACACTCAGGTGTTTGGGTATGGTCCCTTTTCCCATCCCTGCAATAGTCATAAACCAAGTAGTTCCTCTGCACCCATTCCATCACCGAGGACTGCTGCTGGCTCAAGCCACCGGAGCCGGATGGAGAAGCAGACGGTGGGCTGCAAGCGGCAGGCCCATCGGCGGTGCACCCACCGATTTTGAAGTTTTTGTACCTGCCAATGAAGGGTTGGTAGTTATAGTCGGCTTTGTATTTTCCATCCTCAGTGGCCCACGACGATGCATCCCAGATTGAGCCATATACCCACATTGGCCTTAAGGGAAATGTTGCATCGCTTTTTCTTGGATACCTTCTGATGGGAACATCGTCCACCAAGAATCTGTACGTGGTCCACATCATGATCAGACAAAGTTCATCaatgaaagaagaaaaccaCTCAAGTACaacaacaagaaagaaaaaaaaattgcattttgcATAAATTTAAAGTTCACGGACATCATAATTATTGAAAGctagaattgtattttatttttctaatggtGGTAGGTACATAATGTTTGCTACTTATGGGAGACATGATTTTGTtgtattcatttattttattagattcaCCTTTCTTGTTACAATATCCTCtgcaataattgaaaaaaataataataattagtcaCTGCAAATTAAATTTGGTGCAAAATAATGCCCATGAGCCCCCCGAAATTTCCCTGGTTAATGTAACCCATTGGAAAAAGGAACTTTTATCATGGGCAGCTATCTGCCCTATATGGATGAGATATATGCATGGATTGATCAAATGAATAAATAGACTCCACTGATGAGGaaaggggaaaagaaaagaaaaaaataatccaaccacaaaataaaaaaaaggttaaatataTATGTGTTAAAAAGTAGTAGTACTAACATGATCTCACTTGGGGTCCATAGAATGGCATAATTATGAAAATCTTGTGTAGGATCGAACCACAGATGAAACTTCATCTCTCTTCCAATAATGTTTCTATCCCCACTTCCTCTTATGTACACATTTGTCTGCAAAGTGTATGGCTTATCGGGAGTTGTTCCTAGGAACTCAATATCTATTTCATCATGGTCCCCAGGGTGGGCTTCATTATTCGAAAGCTGTCATAATAAAGAGCACAGCATGAGCAATACTAGCCAAGCACAAGCGCACACACAATATCTAGCTAGCTATCATACTGTGACTCTCACATAGAAAGATGTAATCACTCCAGCAGTGTAACCAGGTTGAAGCTTGATGGCAGCACCAAAGTATCCTGATCGATATGGATGAAGTGACTTGTAACCACTACCTGTTGTATAAttaccattaatattaatacaagTAACGATAATATGCTCTCAGGTGTTAGTAGAGTAGAAGAAGCACAGGTTGCATTATAAGTAAGAAAATATAGTGGGACCTGAGCTACTATCAAGCCATATTGTTACGGTGCCTTGCTCTACTCTTTGATGCTGAGCACCCCAAAGGTTGCTATAGCCTTGATCAAAGCCAATTGAGCTTATTCGGGAGCTAGGATAGTAGCCAGGTGAAGGTGTGTTTTGAGCAGTAGTGATCATTAAAGGGATGATTAATAGAATGAGTGGAAGGTAGAGAAGAGAAGCCATTAAAGTGGGAATACTAAAAATGTGAGGACGTTGTAGAGATAATGGAACGAAGATGCGTGTTTAAGTGTAGAGCAACGAATTTAGCTAAGCATATGCTATGATATGGCAGAGTATGGCTATGCAATTGGTATAAATAGGGATATCGAAGACCCCACAGCACAAGTAAGGTGATGAGTTATAGTTGATGAGGAGACAAAAAATGTGAAAGATTGATGAAATGAGAAAGATTGGTTGACTTTCGCGTGCATATCCTTTTCCCTTTACTTTCCTCTTTATGAGCAAAACCCTATTTATGATAAGAACTTGTTGGTTAAAATGATTGCTCACTTGGACAAGCAAAGATCATGCATGGGGTTAGGTTTAATCCTATACACAAAGTAATTAACAAGCACAAAACCTCAAGCATGATTGAAGAACCCATGGATATGCGCTCTGAGAGTGAAAATTACTCAAATTGATCATGAGAAATGCAAAAAGATAGACGGAAGAGTGGTGAAATAAAGGGATGATACATTAGTCTCTCATCTAAATTGTGTCTTCACTGTTGTTTCTATTGCTTGCATGTAAACATGCAGAACCACaactttatattataataaattaagctGCCATATCGTTATTTAGATACTCTtgtcaatatatatacatatatcttGACATTTCCTTTTGGATGTATACAGCCTGATATTGATGCCATTACAAATGTACATGATTACATTTCTTAAGcactgattttattttcttctaaatcGTATTGCATTGATATCTAGCTAGAAATTAACTACatgtagatgtttttttttcttcattttcatataataataattaatgataataatatagtTTCTTTACTATATGGGGAGGGCCGATATCGGAAGGATGGATTTATGGACCAACTCCTACCTAGAAAAGTCTTTGTTTATTGCCATCACTCTGATTTTAAATCCTTCATCAATTGAAATGTCAACTTTAGCATGTTTATTATCCTTGAATATTGCCATCCTTTGCGCAacctaattttataatttatgtttttgttatattgatttttcttcttcaaaataaactccaaaaaataaataataaaatattattcaagcaTCATAATTTTTTGCCTTAGCTCAACAAAGGTTAATGCTGCTATATTCTCTCTCGTGGAACCTTTCCTTAACGACGACAATCTCAGTAAGTAAAAGCTAAGGAACTAGCTAGGAGTCAAGGCAGGCAGGTGTACCAAAATATGGAGGTAAGTTATTCGAATCCATTTCTGCTCAACTGTCTGTCTGTCCTTGATGTTGTAATAATTTAATCTTCTTAATTACTACATGCGGCGATTCTTCAAGACTTCACCTTGTTTTTGTTCTCtctgtatttgtttttcctcGACATGAAATCCAGCTGATATTTTGTTGAAATGGTTGAACAACAGCATGTTTGGAACTATCTATAACTGCTATTAAAGTGTGAcaattgataaaagaaaatgcTACTGACCACCTTTTTTTAGACATTTGACCACGTACTGAAGTTGCAGACAAGAAGAGACATAAATAACTGTGGACAATTTCTTGGAGCAAGTCCACTAAAAAGTTGCTTAAAGCAGGGGACTTGCTGAATTTGCTGCTTGGTGGTGATGGGCAACAAAGATTTGCTTAGAAACGAtcgaaaacgaaaaaaaaaagtacaataaATTAACTAGAAACATGCGGAAATGAGTAGGAGTTCTTCTTAATCTATAATGAGTTGCTAGTTGAGATGGGTTATCTTATTACCGGTACTATATGTTTATccaattatcatttttatcatgCTACCACaagaaagatataatttttatgtgcataccaacatatGTATttctttatgaatattttttttgtagaagatgcatcgttacaacatttagatagatcaattttttttatatatttttacacctcttacaTGAACATCTAATAACGTCTCCACTAATAATTCTTGGATTAGAAATATGgtgtgtaattaataaaaccataaacctcattacaataattcatcatcTACAACTCCTGAGGTGAATCTTGATATATCCATAAACGATTATCCATTATATATATCAAACTTgttaaataatgatgacaacatatattaattaaccatgttaactaaataaatttgcaaatatATTAGCTTAGctcaattttattaaatctattttaatagttctcttaatttattatcaattatatataaacccaTTAGATaaaccattatttattttatcacaaaacacaaaagtaaaaaattcgacataaattaatttacaaacaaatataattttacaaaatctaaaacaaaccataatatGTACAGATTATAAATTCATACAATAAAAttgtatgagaaaaaactatgaaataaGTAAACACTCATACAAaattcatatactacaaaaaatgaaaaaaaaaacatttaaaaattgtgttcaaataaaaaaaagatagatttgcTTATTTTAAGGTGGagaatccttaataaaatttgGATCAGAACACGAATATTGCCAAATGAAGTGTTATGGTGGTTAGATTTATTGTGGGAGGTTGACTTGTGTTGAGATGGAGGGTTGACTTGttgcaagaaaacaataaattaggaagaaggagaaatgagGGAGGGGGAGAGGAGGTTCAATCaccaaatcata includes:
- the LOC133679680 gene encoding xyloglucan endotransglucosylase/hydrolase protein 31; translated protein: MASLLYLPLILLIIPLMITTAQNTPSPGYYPSSRISSIGFDQGYSNLWGAQHQRVEQGTVTIWLDSSSGSGYKSLHPYRSGYFGAAIKLQPGYTAGVITSFYLSNNEAHPGDHDEIDIEFLGTTPDKPYTLQTNVYIRGSGDRNIIGREMKFHLWFDPTQDFHNYAILWTPSEIIFLVDDVPIRRYPRKSDATFPLRPMWVYGSIWDASSWATEDGKYKADYNYQPFIGRYKNFKIGGCTADGPAACSPPSASPSGSGGLSQQQSSVMEWVQRNYLVYDYCRDGKRDHTQTPEC